A window of Exiguobacterium sp. FSL W8-0210 contains these coding sequences:
- a CDS encoding pyridoxal phosphate-dependent aminotransferase: MLSKRVRQLTPSTTLAITAKAKALREEGQDIIGLGAGEPDFNTPEFIIQAAFEAAEAGDTKYTPSGGTVALKDAIIEKTRRDLWMPYERSEVMVASGAKHALSTLFQAILDPGDEVIVPAPYWVSYPEQIKLSDGVPVILETDESSRFKVTRELLEQHITPKTKALVLNSPSNPTGMVYSKEELEMVADVAIKHDLLVISDEIYEKLLYNGATHISIASLPEMRERTVIINGVSKSHAMTGWRIGYAIGPKEIISAMTNLASHSTSNPTSIAQAASVAAYAEGDAPVEAMRVIFEERLEKIYARLIEIEGLTCLKPEGAFYLFPHAKQAAEMCGFDNVDDWCTAVLSEAKVALIPGSGFGAPDYVRLSYATDPARVLEALDRIEGFITAHTAV, from the coding sequence ATGTTATCGAAACGCGTACGACAATTGACACCATCTACGACGCTAGCCATCACAGCGAAAGCCAAGGCACTACGTGAAGAAGGTCAAGACATCATCGGTTTAGGTGCGGGAGAGCCCGACTTCAATACACCGGAATTCATCATCCAAGCAGCATTCGAGGCAGCAGAAGCGGGCGATACGAAGTATACGCCGTCTGGCGGAACGGTTGCCTTGAAAGATGCAATCATTGAAAAGACACGCCGTGACTTATGGATGCCATACGAACGCTCAGAAGTCATGGTCGCTTCAGGAGCAAAGCATGCACTATCAACATTGTTCCAAGCGATTCTCGATCCAGGCGATGAAGTCATCGTCCCAGCACCATACTGGGTCAGTTATCCAGAGCAAATTAAACTCAGTGACGGCGTACCGGTCATTTTAGAAACGGACGAATCGTCTCGCTTCAAAGTGACACGGGAATTGCTCGAGCAACACATTACCCCAAAAACGAAAGCACTCGTTTTGAACTCACCATCGAATCCGACAGGAATGGTCTATTCGAAAGAAGAGCTCGAGATGGTAGCAGATGTTGCGATCAAGCACGATCTACTCGTCATCAGTGACGAGATTTATGAAAAGTTGCTCTATAACGGTGCGACACATATTTCGATCGCGTCCTTGCCAGAGATGCGCGAACGGACGGTCATCATCAATGGTGTCTCGAAGTCCCATGCGATGACAGGCTGGCGGATCGGGTATGCAATTGGACCGAAGGAGATCATCTCTGCGATGACGAACTTAGCGAGCCATTCGACGTCGAACCCGACATCGATTGCGCAAGCAGCATCGGTTGCTGCGTATGCTGAAGGTGATGCACCGGTCGAAGCGATGCGTGTCATCTTTGAAGAACGACTTGAAAAAATCTATGCACGACTCATCGAGATCGAAGGATTAACGTGTCTGAAGCCAGAAGGGGCATTCTACTTGTTCCCACATGCAAAGCAAGCTGCCGAGATGTGTGGATTCGATAATGTCGATGACTGGTGTACAGCTGTTTTATCTGAAGCGAAGGTCGCCTTGATTCCAGGTTCAGGATTTGGTGCACCGGACTATGTCCGCCTATCTTACGCGACGGATCCGGCACGTGTCCTAGAGGCACTCGACCGGATTGAAGGATTCATCACGGCACATACAGCCGTTTAA
- a CDS encoding YpmA family protein — MDSKIETLATVKVNRHDDTYKIVDLLNRTLKTEDLMFGLALDEKDKEQMVFTIYRT, encoded by the coding sequence ATGGATTCAAAAATTGAAACACTTGCGACTGTCAAAGTGAACCGCCATGACGATACGTATAAAATCGTCGACTTGTTGAATCGGACACTGAAAACGGAAGATTTAATGTTCGGTCTTGCTCTCGATGAAAAAGACAAGGAGCAGATGGTCTTTACCATCTACCGCACATGA